In Planctomycetota bacterium, the genomic window TCAATCCCCAGCGCGGGGACATGCGGCATCTGGACGGCATTCTGTGGGAATCGGCCGACCGCAAGTCGGGCATCGGGTACAAGGATGTGCGGGCGGACGAATTCTGGGTTCCCGGTCACATCCCAGGCCGGCCGCTTTTGCCGGGGGTCATCATGATCGAAGCCGCCGCACAGCTCGCCGCGTACATGATGAAACGCATCAAGCCCGACCTCGGATTCGTCGGGTTCGTGGCGGCGGACAACGTCAAGTTCCGCTCGCAGGTCACGCCCGGTCAGCGCCTGCTGATCCTCGGCCGGGAAAATCAGTTCAAGCCCCGCCGCTTCATCTGCGACGCGCAGGGCGTCGTCGACGGCACCCTCGTCTTCGAAGCGACGATCACGGGCATGCCGATTTGAGTCAGGTCTCTGCGGTCAGCTTTCAGGCGTCAGCATGACCAGCGACCCCACCATCACCAGCGAATCCTCAGACTTTCCGCTGCTCGATGCGTCGTTC contains:
- a CDS encoding beta-hydroxyacyl-ACP dehydratase, whose translation is MRRPPSPAAPVQGSPGMPPTFIVDLSTIDLTHPIAGPAEIEAVNPQRGDMRHLDGILWESADRKSGIGYKDVRADEFWVPGHIPGRPLLPGVIMIEAAAQLAAYMMKRIKPDLGFVGFVAADNVKFRSQVTPGQRLLILGRENQFKPRRFICDAQGVVDGTLVFEATITGMPI